In Elephas maximus indicus isolate mEleMax1 chromosome 7, mEleMax1 primary haplotype, whole genome shotgun sequence, the following proteins share a genomic window:
- the RCE1 gene encoding CAAX prenyl protease 2 isoform X1, with amino-acid sequence MAALGGDGLRLLSVSRPERQPESAALGGPGPGLCCWVSVFSCLSLACSYVGSLYVWKSELPRDHPAVIKRRFTSVLVVSSLSPLCVLLWRELTGIQPGTSLLTLMGFRLEGIFPAALLPLLLTMILFLGPLMQLSMDCPCDLADGLKVVLAPRSWARCLTDMRWLRNQVIAPLTEELVFRACMLPMLAPCTGLGPAVFTCPLFFGVAHFHHIIEQLRFRQSSVGSIVLSAAFQFSYTAVFGAYTAFLFIRTGHLIGPVLCHSFCNYMGFPAVCAALEHPQRRHLLAGYALGVGLFLLLLQPLTDPKLYGSLPLCVLLERAGGSEAPLCS; translated from the exons ATGGCGGCGCTGGGCGGGGATGGGCTGCGCCTGCTGTCGGTGTCGCGGCCGGAGCGGCAGCCCGAGTCGGCGGCGCTGGGCGGGCCGGGCCCCGGGCTGTGCTGCTGGGTGTCAGTGTTCTCCTGCCTCAGCCTCGCCTGCTCCTACGTGGGCAGCCTCTACGTCTGGAAGAGCGAGCTGCCCAG GGACCACCCCGCCGTCATCAAGCGGCGCTTCACCAGCGTGCTGGTGGTGTCCAGCCTCTCGCCCCTGTGCGTGCTGCTCTGGCGGGAACTCACGGGCATCCAG CCAGGCACATCCCTGCTCACCCTGATGGGATTCAGGCTGGAGGGCATTTTCCCAGCAGCACTGCTGCCCCTGCTGCTGACCATG ATCCTTTTCCTGGGCCCACTGATGCAGCTCTCTATGGATTGCCCCTGTGACCTGGCTGATGGGCTGAAGGTTGTCCTGG CTCCCCGTTCCTGGGCCCGCTGCCTCACAGACATGCGTTGGCTGCGGAATCAAGTGATCGCACCCCTGACAGAGGAACTGGTGTTCCGGGCCTGCATGCTGCCCATGTTAGCCCCGTGCACAGGTCTGGGCCCTGCCGTGTTCACTTGTCCACTCTTCTTTGGAGTCG CTCACTTCCACCACATTATTGAGCAGCTGCGGTTCCGCCAGAGCAGCGTGGGGAGCATCGTCTTGTCTGCGG CGTTCCAGTTCTCCTATACTGCTGTCTTCGGTGCTTACACTGCTTTCCTTTTCATCCGCACAG GACACCTGATCGGGCCAGTTCTCTGCCACTCGTTCTGCAATTACATGGGCTTCCCCGCTGTGTGCGCAGCCCTGGAGCACCCACAGCGGCGGCACCTGCTGGCCGGCTATGCCCTGGGCGTGGGACTCTTCCTGCttctgctgcagcccctcacggACCCCAAGCTCTACGGCAGCCTTCCTTTATGTGTGCTCTTGGAGCGGGCAGGGGGCTCAGAGGCTCCCCTGTGCTCCTGA
- the RCE1 gene encoding CAAX prenyl protease 2 isoform X2, protein MGCACCRCRGRSGSPSRRRWAGRAPGCAAGCQCSPASASPAPTWAASTSGRASCPGTTPPSSSGASPACWWCPASRPCACCSGGNSRASRHIPAHPDGIQAGGHFPSSTAAPAADHAPRSWARCLTDMRWLRNQVIAPLTEELVFRACMLPMLAPCTGLGPAVFTCPLFFGVAHFHHIIEQLRFRQSSVGSIVLSAAFQFSYTAVFGAYTAFLFIRTGHLIGPVLCHSFCNYMGFPAVCAALEHPQRRHLLAGYALGVGLFLLLLQPLTDPKLYGSLPLCVLLERAGGSEAPLCS, encoded by the exons ATGGGCTGCGCCTGCTGTCGGTGTCGCGGCCGGAGCGGCAGCCCGAGTCGGCGGCGCTGGGCGGGCCGGGCCCCGGGCTGTGCTGCTGGGTGTCAGTGTTCTCCTGCCTCAGCCTCGCCTGCTCCTACGTGGGCAGCCTCTACGTCTGGAAGAGCGAGCTGCCCAG GGACCACCCCGCCGTCATCAAGCGGCGCTTCACCAGCGTGCTGGTGGTGTCCAGCCTCTCGCCCCTGTGCGTGCTGCTCTGGCGGGAACTCACGGGCATCCAG GCACATCCCTGCTCACCCTGATGGGATTCAGGCTGGAGGGCATTTTCCCAGCAGCACTGCTGCCCCTGCTGCTGACCATG CTCCCCGTTCCTGGGCCCGCTGCCTCACAGACATGCGTTGGCTGCGGAATCAAGTGATCGCACCCCTGACAGAGGAACTGGTGTTCCGGGCCTGCATGCTGCCCATGTTAGCCCCGTGCACAGGTCTGGGCCCTGCCGTGTTCACTTGTCCACTCTTCTTTGGAGTCG CTCACTTCCACCACATTATTGAGCAGCTGCGGTTCCGCCAGAGCAGCGTGGGGAGCATCGTCTTGTCTGCGG CGTTCCAGTTCTCCTATACTGCTGTCTTCGGTGCTTACACTGCTTTCCTTTTCATCCGCACAG GACACCTGATCGGGCCAGTTCTCTGCCACTCGTTCTGCAATTACATGGGCTTCCCCGCTGTGTGCGCAGCCCTGGAGCACCCACAGCGGCGGCACCTGCTGGCCGGCTATGCCCTGGGCGTGGGACTCTTCCTGCttctgctgcagcccctcacggACCCCAAGCTCTACGGCAGCCTTCCTTTATGTGTGCTCTTGGAGCGGGCAGGGGGCTCAGAGGCTCCCCTGTGCTCCTGA
- the RCE1 gene encoding CAAX prenyl protease 2 isoform X3: MGFRLEGIFPAALLPLLLTMILFLGPLMQLSMDCPCDLADGLKVVLAPRSWARCLTDMRWLRNQVIAPLTEELVFRACMLPMLAPCTGLGPAVFTCPLFFGVAHFHHIIEQLRFRQSSVGSIVLSAAFQFSYTAVFGAYTAFLFIRTGHLIGPVLCHSFCNYMGFPAVCAALEHPQRRHLLAGYALGVGLFLLLLQPLTDPKLYGSLPLCVLLERAGGSEAPLCS, from the exons ATGGGATTCAGGCTGGAGGGCATTTTCCCAGCAGCACTGCTGCCCCTGCTGCTGACCATG ATCCTTTTCCTGGGCCCACTGATGCAGCTCTCTATGGATTGCCCCTGTGACCTGGCTGATGGGCTGAAGGTTGTCCTGG CTCCCCGTTCCTGGGCCCGCTGCCTCACAGACATGCGTTGGCTGCGGAATCAAGTGATCGCACCCCTGACAGAGGAACTGGTGTTCCGGGCCTGCATGCTGCCCATGTTAGCCCCGTGCACAGGTCTGGGCCCTGCCGTGTTCACTTGTCCACTCTTCTTTGGAGTCG CTCACTTCCACCACATTATTGAGCAGCTGCGGTTCCGCCAGAGCAGCGTGGGGAGCATCGTCTTGTCTGCGG CGTTCCAGTTCTCCTATACTGCTGTCTTCGGTGCTTACACTGCTTTCCTTTTCATCCGCACAG GACACCTGATCGGGCCAGTTCTCTGCCACTCGTTCTGCAATTACATGGGCTTCCCCGCTGTGTGCGCAGCCCTGGAGCACCCACAGCGGCGGCACCTGCTGGCCGGCTATGCCCTGGGCGTGGGACTCTTCCTGCttctgctgcagcccctcacggACCCCAAGCTCTACGGCAGCCTTCCTTTATGTGTGCTCTTGGAGCGGGCAGGGGGCTCAGAGGCTCCCCTGTGCTCCTGA